Part of the Bacillus cereus group sp. RP43 genome is shown below.
GCACAAGTATCACGTTTGGAGAAGTCTGCTATTAAGCAAATGAATAAGACGATTCAAGGATAAGGTCCTCACCAGTTATGGTGAGGCCTTTTTTATATATAATATTTTGCGCTCATAGTAGAGTGGGTAGGGTCATATAATGAAAATAAAATGGATGTTCTATTAGTAGCGGTTATATACTGTTTATTCGCTTCAAAATTCGGCTGAAGTAAAAAGTTAGATGGAAGCGGGACTGCCCGTAAAAATCCGATTAGCATGGATTAATAATCAGTAGGGATGGGGAAAATCCCACTGATTAAGGTTTCACTTTATTTGAGAGCGTAATTACGATTCATGATATAAGGGAGAGGATGAATATGATACGAATTTCGGAGTTTCAAATGAAGGATGTTGTAAATATTTCAGATGGAAAAAGGCTTGGGAATATTGGAGATATTGATTTTGATATAGACACAGGGAAGATTAGGGCAGTTATTATTTCCAAGCAGACACGTATGCTAGGACTCTTTGGAAAGGAAGTAGAATTTGTGATTCCTTGGGAGCAAATTATGAAAATTGGGGAAGATGTCATACTTGTCAGAGTAGATAATATTAATTCTGTAACAGAATCAATACAAACACCGACAATTTCATAAAGAATATTACAAATTCCTCTTTTTTTTCAGTTGTCATTATGAAAAAATAAAAGTATGGTAAAATAGACAGGAAGTACCATGCTTTTTTACGTTATTTTAATTAAAAGGAGCCGCTTTATGAGAGAACCATTTAAATATGTGGACGGTATACTGTATTTACAAGCGTGGAAAGAACTTGGAAACATTACTGTTGGATTTACGACAAAAGATGGTGGAGTAAGTACAGGCTCCTTTCATGCGATGAATTTAGGATTACATGTGAATGATATCGTGGAGAATGTTCATGAAAACAGACGCATTTTAGCGAATAAGTTACAAAAACCATTAGAAAAATGGATTTGCTCTGAACAAGTTCATGACCATCATGTTGAGAAAGTAGGACTGCAAGAAAAAGGAAAAGGCGTTTATTCATATGAAGATGGTATTCCAAAAACGGATGGCATTTATACGACTAACAAAGATGTTCTCTTAACATCTTGTTACGCT
Proteins encoded:
- a CDS encoding YlmC/YmxH family sporulation protein, with the translated sequence MIRISEFQMKDVVNISDGKRLGNIGDIDFDIDTGKIRAVIISKQTRMLGLFGKEVEFVIPWEQIMKIGEDVILVRVDNINSVTESIQTPTIS